In a single window of the Methanofollis ethanolicus genome:
- a CDS encoding iron-containing alcohol dehydrogenase: MCDTVDDCRVLRKFFAPEFVFGEGAMRLAGQYVLNFGTRNVLLVTDPGIRTMPWFEEICTGLDDAGVAWTLYSAVSPNPRSGEVMAGAGVYADAGCRGILAVGGGSAIDCAKGIGVVSSNQDHILTFEGVDRVPLPGPPLICVPTTAGSAADVSQFAIITDERARRKAAIISKALVPDISLLDPLPLVTLPREVTVASGMDALSHAIEAYVSNASSAMTDLHARTAIDLAVRSLPLAASRPADLDARSMTMLASLHAGLAFSNASLGAVHAMAHAVGGLHGLSHGLANALLLEHVVTYNYPAAAERYGDIERIMGPCGDGDTHSLPEHLHEFRCSLDIHGTLRETGAAPAEIPLLVRRAMADPCMVTNPRRPTEDEIAEVYEAAF, encoded by the coding sequence GTGTGCGATACAGTGGACGACTGCCGTGTGTTGAGAAAGTTCTTTGCTCCCGAGTTTGTTTTTGGAGAAGGGGCGATGCGCCTTGCCGGCCAGTACGTCCTGAACTTCGGGACACGGAATGTCCTGCTCGTCACCGATCCGGGTATCCGCACCATGCCGTGGTTCGAGGAGATATGTACGGGTCTCGACGATGCGGGGGTCGCCTGGACCCTCTACTCCGCCGTCTCCCCGAACCCGCGGTCGGGCGAGGTGATGGCCGGTGCCGGGGTCTATGCCGACGCCGGGTGCCGGGGGATCCTGGCCGTGGGCGGGGGAAGCGCAATAGACTGTGCCAAAGGGATCGGAGTCGTCTCCTCCAACCAGGACCATATCCTGACATTCGAGGGCGTGGACCGCGTGCCTCTGCCGGGGCCGCCCCTCATCTGCGTCCCGACAACGGCGGGGAGTGCCGCCGACGTCTCCCAGTTTGCGATCATCACAGACGAGCGTGCGCGGCGGAAAGCGGCCATCATCAGCAAGGCCCTTGTCCCCGACATCTCTCTTCTCGACCCCCTCCCTCTCGTCACCCTGCCGCGGGAGGTGACGGTCGCCTCGGGTATGGACGCCCTGAGCCACGCGATCGAGGCCTATGTCTCGAACGCGAGTTCTGCCATGACAGACCTCCATGCCCGCACCGCGATCGACCTCGCCGTCCGGTCCCTCCCTCTCGCGGCCAGTCGCCCCGCCGACCTCGACGCACGCTCCATGACGATGCTCGCATCCCTTCATGCCGGACTCGCTTTCTCCAATGCAAGCCTCGGGGCGGTCCACGCCATGGCGCATGCCGTCGGCGGCCTTCACGGCCTCTCCCACGGCCTTGCCAACGCTCTCCTCCTTGAGCATGTCGTCACCTACAACTATCCCGCAGCAGCAGAGCGGTACGGCGACATCGAGAGGATCATGGGACCTTGCGGAGACGGCGACACACACTCCCTTCCCGAACACCTCCACGAGTTCAGGTGTTCGCTCGACATCCACGGCACCCTCCGCGAGACGGGGGCCGCGCCCGCCGAGATCCCTCTTCTGGTCAGGAGAGCGATGGCTGACCCCTGCATGGTGACCAACCCGCGGCGGCCGACGGAAGACGAGATCGCGGAGGTCTATGAAGCAGCATTCTGA
- the aspS gene encoding aspartate--tRNA(Asn) ligase, giving the protein MRTPINEVTPETGRAEVAGWVHEIRDLGGLTFFLIRDRTGIIQVTVVKKKASEAVLQAAKAVSRESVVRISGAVKPIDKAPGGRELTPETFEIVSPCESPLPLDVVEKVPADLDTRLDARFLDVRKPRVAAIFKIRSAVTAATYEFFSKRGYYNITSPKVVAAATEGGTELFPIAYFEKEAFLNQSPQLYKQMMMAAGFEKVFEVGPIFRAEEHNTVRHLNEATSIDVEVSFADHNDVMKVLEDLVSHQYATVAETCSDALADLGVEFEVPKAPFPRIPYADAIDIAAKKIDEPIAYGDDLSTPSERAIGEEMGEHYFIVDWPSAIRPYYAMPYEDDPSICKAFDMMHPRMELSSGAQRVHQYDLLVEQIKAKGLSPESFEFYLQPFRYGMPPHAGWGMGMERLIMTMLGLQNIREAVLFPRDRHRVVP; this is encoded by the coding sequence ATGCGTACTCCCATCAACGAGGTAACTCCCGAAACAGGGCGTGCCGAGGTTGCCGGCTGGGTCCACGAGATCCGGGACCTTGGCGGGCTCACCTTCTTCCTGATCCGCGACCGGACCGGGATCATCCAGGTCACTGTCGTCAAGAAGAAGGCATCCGAAGCTGTTCTCCAGGCGGCAAAGGCCGTCTCCCGCGAGTCCGTCGTCCGCATCAGCGGGGCCGTGAAACCGATCGATAAGGCGCCGGGCGGCCGCGAGCTCACCCCCGAGACCTTTGAGATCGTCTCCCCCTGCGAGAGCCCCCTGCCCCTCGACGTCGTCGAGAAGGTGCCGGCCGACCTCGACACCAGGCTCGACGCCCGGTTCCTCGACGTGCGGAAGCCCAGGGTCGCCGCGATCTTCAAGATCAGGAGCGCGGTCACCGCCGCCACCTACGAGTTCTTCTCGAAGCGTGGCTATTACAATATCACCTCCCCGAAGGTCGTCGCCGCGGCGACCGAGGGCGGCACAGAACTCTTCCCGATCGCCTACTTCGAGAAGGAGGCCTTCCTCAACCAGAGCCCGCAGCTCTACAAGCAGATGATGATGGCCGCCGGTTTCGAGAAGGTCTTCGAAGTCGGGCCGATCTTCCGGGCCGAGGAGCACAACACGGTCAGGCACCTCAACGAGGCGACGTCCATCGATGTCGAGGTCTCGTTCGCCGACCACAACGACGTCATGAAGGTCCTCGAAGACCTCGTCTCCCACCAGTACGCCACCGTTGCGGAGACCTGCTCCGACGCTCTCGCCGATCTCGGCGTCGAGTTCGAGGTCCCGAAGGCGCCCTTCCCCCGCATCCCGTACGCCGATGCGATCGATATCGCGGCAAAGAAGATCGACGAACCGATCGCCTACGGCGACGACCTCTCCACACCGTCTGAGAGGGCGATCGGCGAGGAGATGGGCGAGCACTACTTCATCGTGGACTGGCCGAGTGCGATCAGGCCGTACTACGCGATGCCGTACGAGGACGACCCGTCCATCTGCAAGGCCTTCGACATGATGCACCCGCGTATGGAACTCTCTTCGGGCGCCCAGCGCGTCCACCAGTACGACCTCCTGGTCGAGCAGATCAAGGCGAAAGGATTAAGCCCGGAGAGCTTCGAGTTCTATCTCCAGCCCTTCAGGTACGGCATGCCACCCCACGCGGGCTGGGGCATGGGCATGGAGCGGCTGATCATGACGATGCTCGGTCTCCAGAACATCAGGGAGGCCGTTCTCTTCCCGCGTGACAGGCACAGAGTCGTCCCATGA
- a CDS encoding methionine synthase: MNFISKVLPTTVVGSYPVVKAGGLRSLLDPLHGAVETAVADQVRAGVDIISDGQVRGDMITAFVSRLPGIRGQSVIGRIEPPDKPLTVADTKYALSKHPKVKGIITGPSTLAHGLRIETPAYRGRDEVVLDLAQALATEARALQAAGVTMIQIDEPIFSTGAADLGVGRQAVDLITSVLRIPSCLHVCGNLESAIDDILKIQVSVLDFEFSENRENLEILSTKDLKGRPVGYGCVASADPGVESMEAIEKRIERGIEVFGAENMLVDPDCGLRMLERDVAYEKLSAMVKAAAVLRAEY; the protein is encoded by the coding sequence ATGAACTTTATCTCGAAGGTCCTGCCGACCACGGTCGTCGGGAGTTACCCGGTCGTCAAGGCCGGGGGGCTCCGCTCTCTCCTCGACCCCCTGCACGGGGCTGTCGAGACAGCGGTTGCCGACCAGGTCCGCGCCGGCGTCGATATCATCTCGGACGGCCAGGTGCGGGGCGACATGATCACGGCGTTCGTCTCCCGTCTGCCCGGCATCAGGGGACAGAGCGTCATCGGCAGGATCGAGCCCCCTGACAAACCCCTCACCGTCGCGGACACGAAGTATGCCCTCTCGAAGCACCCGAAGGTGAAGGGGATCATCACCGGCCCCTCGACACTGGCCCATGGCCTGCGGATCGAGACGCCGGCGTACAGGGGGCGGGACGAGGTGGTTCTGGACCTTGCGCAGGCCCTTGCCACGGAGGCGCGGGCCCTCCAGGCCGCCGGCGTGACGATGATCCAGATCGACGAACCGATCTTTTCCACCGGCGCCGCCGACCTTGGCGTCGGCAGGCAGGCGGTGGACCTGATCACCTCGGTGCTCCGCATCCCTTCCTGCCTCCATGTCTGCGGGAACCTCGAGAGTGCGATCGACGACATCCTGAAGATCCAGGTCTCTGTCCTCGACTTCGAGTTCTCCGAGAACAGGGAGAACCTCGAAATCCTCTCGACGAAGGACCTGAAAGGGAGGCCGGTCGGCTACGGCTGCGTCGCCTCCGCCGATCCCGGCGTCGAGAGCATGGAAGCGATCGAGAAGAGGATCGAACGGGGGATCGAGGTCTTCGGCGCCGAGAACATGCTCGTCGACCCGGACTGCGGCCTCCGGATGCTTGAGAGAGATGTGGCCTACGAGAAACTCTCCGCGATGGTGAAGGCCGCCGCGGTCCTCAGGGCCGAATACTGA